One Salvia splendens isolate huo1 chromosome 12, SspV2, whole genome shotgun sequence genomic window carries:
- the LOC121757624 gene encoding uncharacterized protein LOC121757624, protein MEPLTTPDPVRFSKAVGLPFIGSNTSGKIWLFAEEGSTFDIDWDSEQIFHGRLKSHRIASPLAISAVYAKCTRSERYLLRDKMREIAGTLEGIPWIIGGDFNTILSHRDRTGSDTNRQAEMVDFAEAIEDCRLVDPGFDGAEFTWAKNSLFERQDRVLVNEAWTRVFEATRVTNLPRITSDHRPVLARCKMSNIAIGGKAFRFQNTWIRHEGFLAVVKNAWEEPTGAGGLLTIQIKHSRVKRALKEWNKEVFGTF, encoded by the coding sequence atggaaccgcttaCAACCCCTGATCCGGTCCGGTTCTCCAAGGCCGTGGGGCTGCCCTTCATCGGCTCGAACACAAGCGGCAAGATTTGGTTGTTTGCGGAAGAAGGctctacttttgatattgattggGACTCCGAACAAATCTTTCACGGGAGACTCAAGTCACATCGCATTGCTAGCCCTCTAGCTATCtcggccgtgtacgccaaatgcacaagaTCTGAGAGATACCTTTTGcgggataagatgagagagatcgCTGGAACCCTAGAGGGAATACCATGGATTATAggtggtgacttcaacaccattctatccCACCGGGACAGAACTGGGAGCGACACCAACCGGCAGGCCGAGATGgtcgattttgcggaggcaattGAGGATTGCCGACTCGTGGACCCAGGGTTCGATGGGGCGGAATTTACTTGGGCCAAAAACAGTCTATTTGAACGGCAGGATAGAGTACTTGTTAATGAGGCTTGGACTAGGGTCTTTGAGGCCACCCGAGTAACGAACCTCCCACGAATCACCTCGGACCACAGACCAGTCCTAGCACGATGCAAAATGTCAAACATTGCCATCGGGGGgaaggcattcaggttccagaacacgTGGATCCGACATGAGGGATTTTTGGCTGTAGTTAAGAATGCATGGGAAGAGCCCACTGGGGCGGGCGGCCTTCTAACCATCCAAATTAAACATTCCAGAGTTAAAAGAGCActaaaggagtggaacaaagaggttttcggGACCTTTtga